One Clavelina lepadiformis chromosome 1, kaClaLepa1.1, whole genome shotgun sequence genomic region harbors:
- the LOC143465721 gene encoding chromosome-associated kinesin KIF4A-like, translating to MGHPGEKVIPVRVAVRSRPLLQWELSEGAKECVNFINEAQQVIVNSNRAFTFDYVFNPHSEQEKVYQKAVLPLIDGIFKGYNGTVLAYGQTGSGKTYSMGSAHCVSQCEVTDLSSGIIPRVIKDIFDGIEKRTTHEFLVKVSYVEIYKEELKDLLSNSRKQTLTIRENIDGSIRIAGLTEALVASAVDTLDYMERGNAHRSTGSTAMNATSSRSHAIFTIILESRSINDPDELTCSKFHLVDLAGSERAKRTRAEGERLQEGIKINAGLLALGNVISALGEGQHGQHIPYRVSKLTRLLQDSLGGNSLTVMIACISPADSNAEETINTLRYADRARKIKNKAVVNRDPVTAELVSLRKEVQQLRLKLLETSGTTSVERDSPKTHEQLTRLEGENQQLMEEMQKLLDSNTELCEKAINNDMALDNLQSWISDLQTEARDVATNPHDLSLAEEAVEETIQRECVQKLRNLRTKLLEKQMNEQTDTTEDMVTTLTRTLEAECDDTPNTSADGTLAAEGKDHNAVKTEHLLKTAKLTNQLQELTKALSMKEELAKKMSANEENIGAWRNQYEERLTKLDKELLDLQNERDNLAVALEAATKTNESKKLSERRRVRLTELENQIKELKLEKKEKEKMSKLKAQSDQKITQLNSDIQSMKSYRVKLMRQIKEESSKFQTWRKEKEREVKQLKEKNRKRQFEIVKLERDFQKQKNVLRRKTEEAAASNRRLKDALSKQKAAAAKRQQSQTKTLDSANTRMKVWLEEDIEIALRSKEAKKHLDTLEEDLRSVQGQLDELARETASQSKRRRTYAMSDLEEAQRRKRELGDECELKVAQIKDLRSKLADARDTRTRQQARFIQITSIAEARSIMKHLFCLMVSTRMSEEEIKTEVKSLNDDLRCAQSQLKQLESELATVKRDRDTDINTIEDQHQEQLVFLAQQLNKSASDNLQKSMSEREADLSMQIKLQGTVIEQLLRKGDEYEAMRRELEEKFKDPPLTKLPARPSLFQPIVEEADTKLKNPKSKQKKHKSAASAPIEMSSESEDEDEISDYYDSDYVPTPILRKRQRATLKAIADKCRRKYCSCAKTHCAGRCACRKAGLICTEQCKCEKKSCKNTENSLLSESSSASFETVSSGSLRNSTFIASPEDAPYYNRMPALFDSESSPQARSSIERTSVSADKKYRAIYFTSPLQNRDTNVDNEVPNSAVSAELAVEEVAAKVIKSKAVARKRKLLPQPNAVL from the exons ATGGGACATCCTGGAGAAAAAGTTATTCCTGTTCGTGTGGCTGTAAGGTCACGCCCATTGCTTCAATGGGAATTATCTGAAGGTGCAAAGGAATGCGTTAATTTCATCAATGAGGCACAGCAG GTCATTGTCAATAGCAACAGAGCCTTCACATTCGACTATGTTTTCAACCCACATTCAGagcaagaaaaagtttatCAGAAGGCCGTCTTACCTCTAATCGATGGAATTTTTAAAG GTTATAATGGAACGGTACTCGCATATGGTCAGACAGGCAGTGGAAAAACATATTCAATGGGTTCGGCCCACTGTGTGTCGCAATGTGAGGTCACTGATCTATCTAGTGGGATTATCCCTAGAGTTATAAAAGACATATTTGACGGCATTGAAAAACGAACGACACATGAATTTCTTGTTAAAGTGTCATATGTAGAA ATTTATAAGGAGGAGCTCAAAGATCTTTTAAGCAATTCACGCAAGCAGACTTTAACGATACGAGAAAATATTGATGGCTCAATAAGAATAGCTG GATTGACCGAGGCATTGGTGGCAAGTGCAGTGGACACGCTTGATTACATGGAGAGAGGAAACGCGCATCGGTCGACCGGATCAACCGCAATGAATGCCACTTCATCCCGATCCCATGCCATATTCACCATTATCCTTGAATCCAGATCCATCAATGACCC AGATGAATTGACGTGTTCCAAGTTTCATCTCGTCGATCTGGCCGGTTCTGAACGTGCAAAACGGACCAGAGCAGAAGGAGAACGTTTGCAGGAAGGGATAAAAATTAACGCCGGTTTACTCGCTCTCGGCAATGTCATCAGTGCTCTCGGTGAAGGGCAGCATGGCCAGCACATACCCTACAGAGTATCAAAACTGACTCGCTTGCTTCAAG ATTCTCTGGGTGGGAACAGCCTTACCGTCATGATTGCATGCATAAGCCCAGCAGACAGTAACGCCGAGGAGACAATAAACACGCTGCGTTACGCTGATCGCGCAcggaaaatcaaaaataaagcagTGGTCAACCGAGATCCTGTTACGGCTGAGCTTGTCTCTCTGCGGAAAGAG GTGCAGCAGTTGCGCCTGAAATTACTTGAAACCAGTGGCACAACTTCGGTGGAAAGGGATTCGCCAAAGACACATGAACAACTGACAAGATTGGAAGGGGAAAATCAACAACTCATGGAAGAAATGCAAAAGCTGTTGGACAGCAACACTGAATTGTGTGAAAAA GCCATCAACAATGACATGGCTTTGGATAACCTCCAGTCATGGATCTCAGATCTGCAGACTGAGGCACGGGATGTTGCTACGAACCCTCACGACCTCTCGCTGGCCGAGGAAGCTGTCGAAGAAACAATTCAACGGGAATGCGTCCAAAAACTTCGTAATTTGAGAACAAAGTTGCTAGAAAAGCAG ATGAATGAACAAACTGATACAACAGAGGACATGGTGACAACCCTGACAAGAACTTTGGAAGCTGAATGCGATGACACCCCAAATACATCAGCAGATG gcaCTCTAGCTGCAGAAGGTAAAGACCACAATGCTGTCAAGACAGAACACCTTCTGAAAACAGCGAAACTCACCAATCAGCTGCAAGAACTAACCAAAGCTCTTTCAATGAAG GAAGAGCTAGCTAAGAAGATGAGCGCAAATGAGGAGAACATTGGAGCGTGGAGGAACCAGTATGAGGAGAGACTGACAAAATTGGACAAGGAGTTATTAGACCTCCAGAACGAAAGGGACAACCTCGCTGTTGCTCTGGAAGCAGCCACTAAAACTAATGAAAGTAAAAA ATTGAGTGAACGCCGCAGAGTGAGGCTGACGGAACTGGAAAATCAAATCAAGGAACTCAAACtcgaaaagaaagaaaaagaaaaaatgtctAAATTAAAAGCGCAAAGTGATCAAAAAATTACTCAACTTAACAG CGACATCCAGAGCATGAAATCATACCGAGTCAAGCTGATGCGGCAGATCAAAGAAGAAAGCAGCAAATTCCAAACATGGAGAAAGGAAAAGGAAAGGGAGGTGAAACAGCTGAAGGAAAAG AACCGCAAGCGTCAGTTTGAAATCGTGAAACTGGAAAGAGATTTTCAAAAGCAGAAGAATGTTCTTCGTCGCAAAACAGAAGAGGCGGCAGCGTCCAACAGAAGATTGAAAGATGCACTCAGCAAGCAGAAAGCAGCAGCTGCCAAACGACAACAGTCTCAAACAAAAACCCTTGACAGTGCCAATACTCGCATGAAG gtaTGGTTGGAAGAGGACATCGAAATAGCGTTAAGGTCTAAAGAAGCAAAAAAGCATTTGGACACTCTCGAAGAAGACTTACGCTCAGTGCAAGGGCAACTGGATGAACTCGCTCGTGAAACGGCTTCACAAAGCAAACGG AGACGAACTTACGCCATGAGTGATTTGGAAGAAGCACAGAGAAGAAAACGTGAGCTTGGTGACGAATGTGAGCTCAAGGTAGCCCAGATAAAAGATCTTCGAAGTAAACTGGCCGATGCTAGAGACACAAGAACCCGACAACAGGCCAGGTTCATCCAAATAACGAGCATCGCAGAAGCAAGATCAATAATGAAACATCTCTTTTGCCTT ATGGTCTCAACCCGTATGTCAGAAGAGGAAATTAAAACTGAAGTAAAGTCACTCAACGACGATTTAAGATGTGCTCAATCACAACTTAAACAACTTGAATCGGAGCTAGCAACAGTGAAACGTGACCGAGATACAGACATAAACACCATTGAGGACCAGCACCAAGAGCAG cTCGTTTTCCTCGCCCAGCAATTGAACAAATCGGCGTCGgacaatttacaaaaaagtatGTCGGAGCGCGAAGCAGACCTTTCAATGCAGATCAAACTCCAG GGAACTGTCATCGAGCAGCTTTTAAGAAAAGGTGACGAATATGAAGCCATGAGGAGGGAACTAGAGGAGAAATTTAAAGACCCCCCTCTCACCAAGCTTCCAGCTCGTCCCAGCCTCTTCCAACCTATAGTTGAGGAGGCTGATACCAAACTGAAGAATCCAAAATCGAAACAG aaaaaacacaaaagtgCAGCGTCTGCGCCCATTGAGATGTCTTCCGAGAGTGAAGATGAGGATGAAATTTCAGATTATTATGACTCTGACTACGTTCCAACTCCCATCCTCCGAAAACGTCAAAGGGCAACACTCAAAGCCATAGCCGACAAGTGTAGG CGAAAGTACTGCTCCTGTGCAAAAACTCACTGCGCAGGGAGATGCGCTTGTAGAAAAGCCGGACTCATTTGCACCGAGCAATGCAAATGTGAGAAGAAGAGTTGTAAAAACACAGAA AATTCACTCCTTTCCGAGTCCTCAAGTGCTAGTTTCGAGACAGTTTCGAGCGGGAGCTTGAGAAACTCCACGTTCATTGCAAGCCCCGAAGATGCCCCTTATTACAATCGGATGCCAGCCTTGTTTGACTCAG AATCATCTCCACAGGCAAGGTCTTCAATTGAAAGGACGTCAGTCTCTGCAGATAAGAAATACCGGGCCATTTACTTCACTTCACCCTTGCAAAACAGAGACACAAATGTTGATAATGAAGTTCCCAATAGCGCTGTCAGTGCTGAGCTTGCTGTTGAGGAAGTGGCCGCAAAAGTGATAAAGAGCAAGGCAGTAGCAAGAAAACGTAAATTGCTGCCGCAGCCAAACGCGGTGCTTTGA